One genomic window of Candidatus Didemnitutus sp. includes the following:
- a CDS encoding glycosyl hydrolase 53 family protein yields MKTLRCLAFLILAVATLAAEPFYVGADLSALPIYEARGAKFTKAGRAADALTLLRGEGLNGVRLRLFVHPKAEGIVDNSLDYTVALARRVKASGATFMLDLHYSDTWADPQKQIKPAAWAQLPFDELVAQVGAYTRDVLARFEREGLRPEFVQIGNEITNGTLWPDGRVNFGASADEDAAAWTRLARLLRAGIAAVPRGPGQPKIILHIESGGNLAKSLWWFRHARDAGLDYDIIGLSYYPDWHGGLANYRRTLAALADEFQKPIQVVEAGYPWKTAKKWTEKANMDWPLTPAGQAQFLRDVVQAVRDIPHGLGCGVWYWHPESIQLPGHYAWEGGTCALFDDHGELLPGAPALFGANGPAR; encoded by the coding sequence ATGAAGACGCTTCGCTGCCTCGCGTTTCTTATCCTCGCTGTCGCGACGCTCGCCGCCGAACCGTTCTATGTCGGCGCCGATCTTTCGGCGCTGCCGATCTACGAGGCGCGCGGCGCGAAATTCACGAAAGCCGGCCGCGCCGCCGATGCACTGACGCTCTTGCGCGGCGAGGGATTGAACGGCGTGCGCCTGCGGCTCTTCGTGCATCCGAAGGCCGAGGGCATCGTCGACAACTCGCTCGACTACACGGTCGCGCTCGCGCGTCGCGTGAAGGCGTCGGGCGCGACGTTCATGCTCGACCTGCATTACTCCGACACCTGGGCCGATCCGCAGAAGCAGATCAAACCCGCCGCGTGGGCGCAGTTGCCATTCGACGAGCTCGTCGCACAGGTCGGCGCCTACACGCGCGACGTGCTCGCGCGCTTCGAGCGCGAGGGGCTGCGGCCGGAGTTCGTCCAGATCGGCAACGAGATCACCAACGGCACGCTCTGGCCCGATGGTCGCGTGAACTTCGGTGCGTCCGCCGACGAGGATGCCGCCGCGTGGACGCGACTCGCGCGCCTGCTCCGCGCCGGCATCGCCGCCGTGCCGCGCGGTCCGGGTCAGCCGAAGATCATCCTGCACATCGAGAGCGGCGGCAACTTGGCGAAATCGCTCTGGTGGTTCCGTCACGCGCGCGACGCGGGGCTCGATTACGACATCATCGGGCTCAGCTACTATCCCGACTGGCACGGCGGGCTCGCGAATTATCGCCGCACGCTCGCGGCGCTCGCGGACGAGTTCCAGAAGCCGATCCAAGTCGTCGAGGCCGGTTATCCGTGGAAGACGGCGAAGAAATGGACCGAGAAGGCGAACATGGATTGGCCGCTCACGCCAGCGGGCCAGGCGCAGTTCCTCCGCGATGTCGTCCAAGCCGTGCGCGACATCCCGCACGGCCTCGGTTGCGGCGTCTGGTATTGGCACCCGGAATCCATCCAACTTCCCGGCCATTACGCCTGGGAGGGCGGCACCTGCGCGCTCTTCGACGACCACGGCGAACTCCTGCCCGGAGCCCCGGCGCTCTTCGGCGCGAACGGGCCGGCCCGCTGA
- a CDS encoding LacI family DNA-binding transcriptional regulator: MRFVSQQLIAKKLKISSGTVSRSLANDPAISGETRSRVLQVAEEMGYNFTRPRRKKTSTRPLTVGVLVGVRDTAPGTATFPFILKGIHDRAAQENVAIDVRFPNPDEFTIGAKRNEVFRQVRSGGWRGVILIYPFSDDAVAALSRKTTAVAVLEDYVDLGVDSIDTDQTAGIERIVDELVHAGHRRIGFAAWHYPVGGHWTKRRFSAYLEGVYDHGLPLNPDWTINVRKDVPKISPPEMADRIVHLVREEGVTAWVCAADHQAYPLIHDLHVRGVRVPEDCSISGYDGITPPVGMPQVASIRVPHEEVGSSALGRLLYRMPRPHALSAKLLLRSEFVVGKTIAPPPALAVH, from the coding sequence ATGCGTTTCGTCAGCCAACAACTCATCGCCAAGAAGCTGAAGATTTCCTCCGGCACCGTCTCGCGCTCCCTCGCGAACGATCCGGCCATCAGCGGCGAGACCCGTTCGCGCGTCCTCCAGGTCGCCGAGGAGATGGGCTACAACTTCACGCGCCCGCGCCGGAAGAAGACCTCCACGCGCCCGCTCACCGTCGGCGTGCTCGTCGGCGTGCGCGACACCGCGCCGGGCACCGCGACGTTTCCCTTCATTCTCAAAGGCATTCACGACCGCGCCGCGCAGGAAAACGTCGCCATCGACGTCCGCTTTCCGAATCCCGATGAGTTCACCATCGGCGCGAAACGCAACGAAGTCTTCCGCCAGGTCCGCAGCGGCGGCTGGCGCGGCGTCATCCTGATCTATCCGTTCTCCGACGACGCCGTCGCCGCCCTCTCGCGCAAGACCACCGCGGTCGCCGTGCTCGAGGATTACGTCGATCTCGGCGTCGATTCGATCGACACCGACCAGACCGCCGGCATCGAGCGCATCGTCGACGAACTCGTGCACGCCGGCCATCGCCGCATCGGCTTCGCCGCGTGGCATTATCCGGTCGGCGGTCATTGGACGAAGCGCCGCTTTTCCGCCTACCTCGAGGGCGTCTACGATCACGGCCTGCCGCTGAACCCCGATTGGACGATCAACGTCCGCAAGGACGTCCCGAAAATCTCCCCGCCGGAAATGGCCGACCGCATCGTGCACCTCGTGCGCGAGGAAGGCGTCACCGCATGGGTCTGCGCCGCCGATCACCAGGCTTACCCGCTCATCCACGACCTGCACGTGCGCGGCGTGCGCGTGCCGGAGGATTGCTCGATTAGCGGCTACGACGGCATCACGCCGCCCGTCGGCATGCCGCAAGTCGCGTCGATCCGCGTGCCGCACGAGGAAGTCGGTTCGTCCGCGCTCGGCCGGCTGCTCTACCGCATGCCGCGGCCGCACGCGTTGAGCGCGAAACTGCTGCTGCGCTCTGAGTTCGTCGTCGGCAAGACCATCGCGCCGCCCCCGGCGCTGGCGGTGCACTGA
- a CDS encoding glycoside hydrolase family 16 protein, producing the protein MFRHAALIAVLAAATFARAEPARPVWSDEFAQPAGTAPDAAKWTHELGSHGFGNQELQTYTADRANSFIADDPAATDGKVLVLRAQREVGGRFTSARLHTAGKFTARYGRIEARLKLPRGQGIWPAFWMLGRDAGPVEWPDCGEIDILENLGREPSVAYATIHGPGYAGTQGIQGMFTLPAGAAFADAYHVFAVDWSPGRIAWQIDGQTYFTVTPASLPGKARWVFDDGPYFLLLNLAVGGGWPGNPDDTTKFPQEFRIDYVRVFALPPA; encoded by the coding sequence ATGTTCCGCCACGCCGCCCTGATCGCCGTCCTCGCCGCCGCGACGTTCGCGCGCGCCGAGCCCGCCCGTCCCGTCTGGTCCGACGAATTCGCGCAACCCGCCGGCACCGCGCCCGACGCTGCGAAATGGACCCACGAACTCGGCAGCCACGGCTTCGGCAACCAGGAGCTGCAAACCTACACCGCCGATCGCGCCAACTCCTTCATCGCCGACGATCCCGCGGCCACCGACGGCAAGGTCCTCGTCCTCCGCGCCCAGCGCGAAGTCGGCGGCCGCTTCACTTCGGCGCGCTTGCACACCGCGGGCAAATTCACTGCGCGTTACGGCCGCATCGAGGCCCGCCTGAAACTCCCGCGCGGCCAAGGCATCTGGCCCGCGTTCTGGATGCTCGGTCGCGATGCCGGCCCCGTCGAGTGGCCGGATTGCGGCGAGATCGACATCCTGGAAAATCTCGGCCGCGAGCCGTCCGTCGCCTACGCGACGATTCACGGTCCCGGCTACGCCGGCACGCAGGGCATCCAAGGCATGTTCACGCTCCCCGCCGGCGCGGCGTTCGCCGATGCCTATCACGTCTTCGCCGTCGACTGGTCGCCCGGCCGCATCGCGTGGCAGATCGATGGCCAGACCTACTTCACCGTCACGCCCGCCAGCCTGCCCGGCAAGGCGCGCTGGGTGTTCGATGACGGTCCCTATTTTCTCCTGCTGAATCTCGCCGTCGGCGGCGGCTGGCCGGGCAATCCGGACGACACCACGAAATTTCCCCAGGAATTCCGCATCGACTACGTGCGGGTCTTCGCTCTCCCTCCCGCCTGA